The proteins below are encoded in one region of Sulfolobus sp. A20:
- a CDS encoding zinc-binding dehydrogenase, with amino-acid sequence MFIQYVITMKAAILHKYNEPLVIEDSVEIDQPKRGEVRIKVTATGLCHSDVNVFEGKTPVPTPVIAGHEISGVVEEIGEGITNLKRGDRVVSSFVHPCGQCKNCITGNENLCENFAKTRLNGTMLDGTTRVRYRDGRAIRTFLGGGFAEYAVLPQTALNKVPEDMDLKKIAVLGCAGLTAYGAVNIAKVEPGESVAVIGVGGVGLSIIQMLKSIGAGRIIGVGTKKWKLEKALEIGATDVINSKETDAAKTIKEITNGGPDIVIEAAGTQETIRMAIESVRVGGRVILVGLPPTTSEIPLRIAMIVRNGIRIIGSYGARPRIDMPRLLQLVKLGKYDPTSLVTGTFKLEEINEAVKLLEEGEAIRSLIVPD; translated from the coding sequence ATGTTTATACAGTATGTAATAACAATGAAGGCAGCAATTCTCCATAAATATAATGAACCACTAGTGATTGAGGATAGCGTAGAAATTGATCAACCTAAGAGAGGAGAAGTGAGGATAAAAGTGACGGCAACCGGGCTATGCCACTCTGATGTTAATGTATTTGAGGGGAAGACTCCAGTACCAACACCAGTAATAGCAGGGCATGAAATCTCAGGAGTAGTAGAAGAAATAGGTGAGGGGATCACAAACCTTAAACGAGGAGATAGAGTAGTTTCATCATTTGTACATCCTTGTGGTCAATGTAAAAATTGTATAACAGGTAATGAGAACTTGTGTGAGAACTTTGCTAAGACTAGACTAAATGGCACTATGCTAGATGGAACCACTAGAGTGCGTTACAGAGATGGAAGAGCCATAAGAACATTCCTAGGAGGTGGATTTGCTGAGTACGCCGTTTTACCACAAACGGCTTTGAATAAAGTTCCTGAAGATATGGATCTAAAGAAAATAGCAGTATTAGGTTGTGCAGGCTTAACGGCATATGGGGCTGTAAATATAGCTAAGGTTGAACCTGGAGAGAGCGTAGCAGTTATTGGTGTAGGTGGTGTAGGTTTATCTATAATTCAGATGCTAAAGTCCATAGGAGCTGGAAGGATAATAGGAGTAGGAACTAAGAAATGGAAACTTGAGAAAGCTTTAGAAATTGGCGCTACGGATGTGATCAACTCAAAGGAGACCGATGCAGCCAAGACAATTAAGGAAATAACTAATGGTGGACCAGATATCGTGATAGAAGCAGCAGGAACTCAAGAAACTATAAGAATGGCTATAGAATCAGTGAGAGTTGGTGGAAGAGTAATCTTAGTTGGACTACCACCTACTACCTCTGAAATCCCATTAAGGATAGCTATGATAGTAAGAAACGGGATAAGAATAATAGGTAGTTATGGAGCTAGACCTAGAATAGATATGCCTAGGTTATTACAGTTAGTTAAACTAGGCAAATATGACCCCACTTCCTTGGTTACTGGCACATTTAAGTTAGAAGAAATTAACGAGGCTGTTAAGCTATTGGAAGAGGGAGAGGCTATAAGGAGCTTAATTGTACCCGATTAA
- a CDS encoding TIGR00304 family membrane protein, with protein MKLIVASIILMFIGFLLVFASILSPPYATTQSTSATSSPQFAGLILIGPIPIAFGNVPSSVLGNLVIVGVIFTIILLIIYLIMFIIARKNARFPPPY; from the coding sequence ATGAAATTAATTGTTGCTTCTATCATACTAATGTTTATTGGTTTTCTCCTAGTATTCGCTAGTATTTTGTCTCCACCGTATGCCACAACCCAATCCACTTCAGCTACTAGCAGTCCGCAATTTGCAGGACTAATCTTAATTGGACCTATACCAATAGCTTTCGGAAATGTTCCTTCCTCAGTTTTAGGTAACCTAGTGATAGTAGGCGTTATCTTCACAATTATATTACTTATAATATATCTAATTATGTTCATAATTGCAAGGAAAAATGCTAGATTTCCACCACCTTATTAA
- a CDS encoding translation elongation factor: protein MYEGEIISITSSNKEKITEIANKLGKLHENAKFKIYYRKRGEYIRSILVSLDYPDKFLDSAELISLSSLSILYLPENLSWQDGELAMLVDSLNIKNKIVISDLEERKLNSILSPLSSFKNFKLTNDISDLEESKEKDLGIVYIDRVFTVKGVGTVVTGFSYTKVEAHDKLLALPYNKEVEIKSIQVLDEDVNSVGSGVRVGFALRNVKEDEIKDLMYLIKPNVKVDNKIEGKLTKYPWSTFNEGQNHVLIKGYAVPANVKVNNEKAEIKTSVVIPLISDQIPILNVNVKQGKPRVIGYVNL, encoded by the coding sequence ATGTATGAAGGGGAGATTATATCGATAACATCCTCGAATAAAGAAAAAATAACTGAAATAGCTAATAAATTGGGAAAACTCCATGAAAATGCAAAATTCAAAATATACTATAGAAAGAGGGGAGAGTATATAAGGTCAATTCTTGTTTCCTTGGATTATCCGGACAAGTTCTTGGACAGTGCTGAGCTAATATCGCTCTCTTCCCTTTCGATCCTTTATCTGCCAGAAAATCTGTCATGGCAAGACGGTGAATTGGCAATGTTAGTAGACTCACTTAATATTAAAAACAAGATTGTAATAAGTGATCTTGAAGAAAGAAAATTGAACTCTATTCTTTCTCCTCTAAGTTCGTTCAAAAACTTTAAGTTAACTAATGATATCTCGGATTTGGAGGAGTCTAAGGAAAAGGATTTGGGTATAGTTTACATTGATAGAGTATTCACAGTTAAAGGAGTAGGAACTGTAGTCACTGGCTTTTCCTACACTAAGGTTGAGGCTCACGATAAATTATTAGCACTGCCATATAATAAAGAGGTGGAAATAAAGAGTATTCAAGTTCTTGACGAGGATGTTAACTCAGTGGGGAGTGGAGTTAGAGTGGGCTTCGCTTTAAGGAACGTAAAAGAGGATGAGATAAAAGATCTTATGTACTTAATAAAGCCTAATGTTAAGGTAGATAATAAGATTGAGGGAAAATTGACCAAATATCCTTGGTCGACCTTCAACGAAGGACAAAACCATGTATTAATAAAGGGCTATGCAGTACCTGCTAATGTCAAGGTTAATAACGAAAAGGCTGAGATAAAAACCTCGGTGGTAATACCTTTAATCAGTGATCAAATACCAATTTTAAACGTTAACGTAAAGCAAGGTAAACCAAGAGTAATTGGATATGTTAATTTATAG
- a CDS encoding ATP-binding protein yields the protein MMESIFENAEGKLREARVITRQTSDGRGTISFRNYIVEFDFSMKDKLGIGKLLAVNTIKDDTYLILETAEIIPMHYGMINLDSTVPREIRNEIMKRVEESWKVEDKHKWIDVIAYPLGYILEINQNELSFKKGYFPPLLGSSVRILNVNAYSKFVCANSKVSLGNVINEDIRLNIDLERAMRYHIGIFAFTGSGKSNLASLIVRRVLDTSPNTKVVIFDVSMEYAILLLDKLMEMESRLISLDRVPLNATDAGRRFLRSHVIPDDITDIRDKIRKAGEILYQKEKIRQLYIPPQGFSFLTYGDIIDFIKKQIEDKYTAISQKPLLYTFLSKLDNFMRDRKLNADDIVDDSLNQLLDEIETLGRESHLKENSTLFIFISGLKSYISLGVEEREDYDVEKLSIEILDSSENSPRLFILELPNLEEGRQLVASVINHVYNRRKRMYSDNPKVLFIIDEAQEFIPYDTKQKDKSEESSNAVEKLLRHGRKYHLHALISTQRLAYLNTNALQQLHTYFISTLPRPYDRQLLAETFGISDILLDKTLELEAGQWLLVSFKSALPHDVPVFFSADNNLKILKDNLNKI from the coding sequence ATGATGGAAAGTATATTTGAAAATGCAGAAGGAAAGTTAAGGGAGGCTAGAGTAATAACTAGGCAGACATCGGACGGAAGAGGTACGATCTCGTTTAGAAATTATATCGTTGAATTCGATTTCTCGATGAAGGACAAACTTGGAATAGGAAAATTATTGGCAGTAAATACGATAAAAGATGATACTTATTTGATACTTGAGACTGCTGAGATAATTCCTATGCATTATGGTATGATAAATTTAGACTCGACAGTCCCTAGAGAAATAAGAAACGAGATTATGAAGAGAGTAGAAGAGAGTTGGAAAGTAGAAGATAAACATAAGTGGATTGATGTAATTGCATATCCTTTAGGTTACATACTAGAGATTAACCAAAACGAACTCTCCTTTAAGAAGGGGTATTTTCCCCCCCTTCTAGGAAGTTCAGTTAGGATACTTAACGTTAATGCATATAGCAAATTTGTTTGTGCAAATAGTAAAGTTAGTTTAGGAAATGTGATCAATGAGGACATCAGACTTAACATTGATCTAGAGAGGGCTATGCGATATCATATTGGAATTTTCGCATTCACAGGATCTGGTAAGTCAAATTTGGCATCATTAATAGTTAGAAGAGTGTTGGATACTTCACCTAATACAAAGGTTGTAATATTTGATGTCTCTATGGAATACGCTATTTTACTTTTGGATAAATTAATGGAGATGGAGTCTAGGCTAATATCATTAGATAGAGTTCCATTAAATGCAACGGATGCGGGAAGGAGATTTTTAAGAAGCCACGTGATACCAGATGACATAACTGATATTAGGGATAAAATTAGGAAAGCTGGAGAAATATTATATCAAAAAGAAAAAATTAGACAATTGTATATTCCACCTCAAGGATTCTCCTTTTTAACTTATGGTGATATTATAGATTTCATAAAGAAGCAGATAGAGGATAAATATACTGCAATATCCCAAAAACCCTTACTATACACTTTCCTTAGTAAGTTGGACAATTTCATGAGAGATAGGAAACTAAATGCAGATGATATAGTTGATGATAGTCTAAACCAATTATTGGATGAGATAGAGACTCTAGGTAGGGAGTCTCATTTAAAGGAGAACTCTACATTATTTATCTTTATTTCTGGTCTTAAATCATATATATCATTAGGGGTTGAAGAAAGAGAAGATTACGACGTAGAAAAACTATCGATAGAGATTCTTGATTCGTCTGAAAATTCACCTAGGCTTTTTATCCTAGAATTACCCAACTTGGAAGAAGGCAGACAATTAGTAGCGAGTGTGATAAACCATGTGTATAACCGTAGAAAGAGAATGTATTCAGATAATCCTAAAGTGTTATTTATAATTGACGAGGCTCAAGAGTTTATCCCTTACGATACTAAACAGAAAGATAAGAGTGAGGAATCCAGTAACGCCGTTGAAAAACTATTAAGACATGGTAGGAAATATCACTTACATGCTTTAATTAGCACACAAAGATTAGCTTACTTAAATACTAATGCTTTGCAACAACTTCACACATATTTTATCAGTACATTACCTAGACCATATGATAGGCAATTATTGGCAGAAACTTTCGGGATTAGTGATATACTTCTAGATAAAACTTTAGAGCTAGAAGCTGGGCAATGGTTATTAGTTAGCTTTAAATCAGCCTTACCTCATGACGTCCCAGTGTTCTTCTCAGCCGATAACAATCTAAAAATTCTTAAAGATAACTTGAATAAAATTTAA
- a CDS encoding DNA double-strand break repair nuclease NurA codes for MSSINVNGDFITIIRMNPGKNYFLDNELSFSAIDGTYTETFTVDGKISHVIIGVITGKILTNGDFIVQDIIVNDESCECEGESKMRELEYLNATKYPANIILLDRKLSYDRSLGIEIPKNAIGIVKDFDIPTRVSLNSIRETPWLAIKEKLNDLIKGYFKLFDVSWVFYLESSIFLDDLEKLLSILYIFGKEPVPEALGYNYPLFLADKLVKYYRNKISNSFKLLELEDNIRYREFRSLMEKLRNDGKYI; via the coding sequence ATGTCATCGATTAACGTTAATGGTGATTTTATCACAATAATAAGAATGAACCCGGGGAAAAATTACTTTCTAGATAATGAACTCTCCTTTAGCGCAATAGATGGAACCTATACTGAAACCTTCACCGTTGATGGTAAAATTTCACATGTAATCATCGGAGTTATCACCGGCAAAATATTAACAAACGGTGATTTTATTGTTCAAGACATAATAGTTAATGATGAAAGCTGTGAATGCGAAGGAGAATCTAAGATGAGGGAATTAGAGTACTTGAACGCAACTAAATACCCAGCTAATATAATATTATTGGATAGGAAGCTCTCGTATGATAGATCCCTTGGAATTGAAATACCTAAAAACGCTATAGGAATAGTTAAAGATTTTGATATACCAACTAGAGTTTCTTTAAATAGTATTAGAGAAACACCTTGGCTAGCAATAAAAGAGAAGTTAAATGACTTAATTAAAGGATACTTTAAGCTATTTGACGTCTCTTGGGTTTTTTATTTAGAGTCAAGCATTTTTCTAGATGATTTGGAGAAACTTCTTTCCATTCTCTATATCTTCGGAAAGGAACCGGTACCAGAGGCTTTAGGTTACAATTATCCGTTATTCCTAGCTGATAAGTTAGTTAAGTACTATAGAAATAAAATATCCAATAGTTTTAAGCTTCTTGAATTAGAAGATAATATTAGGTACAGAGAATTTAGAAGCTTAATGGAGAAATTGAGAAATGATGGAAAGTATATTTGA